In Mastacembelus armatus chromosome 22, fMasArm1.2, whole genome shotgun sequence, a genomic segment contains:
- the LOC113126982 gene encoding sorting nexin-14 isoform X8 — translation MGCIRAHLQKITRRIKLDRLRELGRQYPVFCFLLLVLLLSTLLLNRYIHIIMVFWSFLAGVVTFYCSLGPESLLPNILVSIKPKTKSYQQELFPLGHSCAVCGKIKCKRHRPTLLLENYQPWLDLKVPSKVDASLSEILELVLENFVYPWYRDITDDEAFVDELRVTLRFFAAVLVRRTQKVNVASLITQKLLKVSMKHIEIISKARQKVKNTECLQQAALEEYGPDLHVALRSRRDELLYLRKLTEMLFPYILPPKATDCRSLTLLIREVLAGSVFLPSMDYLADPDTVNHLILIFIDNSPPEEATEPTSTLVPFLQKYSDTRNKKPSVLKLELKEIREQQDLLFRFMNFLKQEGAVHVLQFCLAVEEFNDRILCPELSDSEKMMLHEEVKKIYETYCLDESVDKIQFDPFIVEEIRNIAEGPYAEVVKLQTMRCLFEAYEHVLSLLENVFTPMFCHSDEYFRQLLRGAESPARNSKMSRNSLSLDDIRNTSKRGESFGISRIGSKIKGVFKSTTMEGAMLPSYGLVEGEDDMVEEAMMVLEDDSPLEAASTPSTPRNLSAWDITIPYIDFYDDDVKRERIPVFCIDVERNDRKAVGHETEHWSVYRRYLEFYVLESKLTEFHGSFPDAQLPSKRIIGPKNYEFLTSKREEFQEYLQKLLQHPELSNSQLLADFLSPHSMESQFLDKMLPDVNLGKIIKSVPSKLIKEKGQHLEPFIQSFFNSCESPKPKPSRPELTILSPTSENDKKLFNDLFKNNANRSEMTEKRHNQNYFMEMITVEGLYDYLMYVGRVVFHIPDWLHHLLMGGRILFKNTLEAYTDYYLQQKLNQVVQEHRLVSLITLLRDTVFCESSPTRSAHDKQRRAKKTFEEMMSYIPDLLTKCIGEEAKYEGVRFLFDGLQQPILNKQLTYVLLDITIQELFPELNKQVQKEISVMAPWM, via the exons ATGGGATGCATCAGGGCTCATCTACAGAAAATAACACGCAGGATAAAGCTGGACCGGCTCAGAGAGTTGGGCCGACAATACCCtgtcttctgttttctgctACTGGTCCTGCTTCTGTCCACTTTGCTTTTGAACAG ATATATTCACATTATAATGGTGTTTTGGTCATTCCTGGCGGGTGTCGTCACTTTCTACTGCTCTTTGGGGCCTGAGTCTTTGCTGCCCAACATCTTAGTCTCCATCAAACCCAAGACCAAG TCATACCAGCAAGAGCTGTTTCCACTGGGTCacagctgtgctgtttgtggAAAAATCAAATGCAAAAGGCACAG aCCAACTCTCTTACTGGAAAACTATCAGCCATGGTTAGACCTTAAAGTTCCATCTAAGGTGGATGCTTCTCTTTCAGAG ATTCTCGAGCTTGTTCTGGAAAATTTTGTGTATCCTTGGTATAG GGACATCACAGATGATGAGGCATTTGTTGATGAGCTGAGGGTGACGTTGCGTTTCTTTGCAGCTGTGTTGGTCCGTCGAACCCAGAAG gtGAATGTGGCATCCCTCATCACGCAAAAGCTTCTAAAAGTTTCCATGAAGCACATTGAAATAATAAGCAAAGCAAGGCAGAAGG TAAAAAACACAGAGTGTCTTCAGCAAGCTGCCCTAGAGGAATATGGCCCTGATCTCCATGTGGCTCTCCGCAGTCGCAGGGATGAGCTTCTCTACCTCAGGAAGCTGACTGAGATGCTCTTCCCCTACATCCTGCCCCCCAAGGCTACAGACTGCAG ATCTCTTACTCTCCTGATAAGAGAAGTCTTGGCTGGTTCTGTCTTCCTTCCTTCAATGGACTACTTGGCTGATCCT gaCACAGTGaatcatttaatattaatattcatcGACAACTCCCCA CCTGAAGAAGCTACAGAACCAACCTCAACTCTGGTTCCTTTCCTGCAGAAGTACTCTGACACTCGCAACAAAAAGCCTTCT GTTCTGAAGCTGGAATTGAAGGAAATCAGAGAACAGCAAGACCTTCTTTTCCGTTTCATGAACTTCCTGAAACAAGAGGGGGCTGTCCATGTGCTTCAGTTCTGCCTTGCAGTCG AGGAATTCAACGATAGGATACTGTGCCCAGAGCTGTCTGACTCAGAGAAGATGATGCTTCATGAGGAGGTAAAGAAGATCTATGAGACCTACTGTTTGGACGAGAGCGTTGACAAGATCCAATTTGACCCCTTCATAGTGGAAGAAATACGCAACA TTGCTGAGGGTCCATATGCAGAGGTTGTGAAACTGCAGACCATGAGGTGTTTATTTGAAGCCTATGAGCACGTCCTGTCCCTCTTGGAAAATGTTTTCACCCCCATGTTTTGCCACAGTGATGAG TACTTTCGCCAGCTTCTGAGAGGGGCTGAATCTCCTGCGAGGAATTCTAAGATGAGCAG AAATAGCCTCAGTTTGGATGACATCCG GAACACGTCTAAGAGGGGTGAGTCCTTTGGGATCAGCCGCATTGGTAGTAAGATAAAAGGAGTGTTCAAGAGCACAACCATGGAGGGAGCCATGCTGCCATCCTATGGGCTTGTGGAAGGAGAGGACGATATG GTGGAGGAAGCTATGATGGTGCTCGAAGATGACTCCCCCTTGGAGGCAGCTTCCACTCCCAGCACCCCTCGAAACCTCTCAGCCTGGGACATCACCATCCCTTACATTGATTTCTACGATGATGACGTGAAGCGGGAGAGGATTCCTGTGTTCTGTATCGATGTAGAGCGCAATGACAGGAAGGCAG TGGGACATGAGACTGAGCACTGGTCTGTGTACAGAAGATATCTGGAGTTCTATGTACTCGAATCAAAGCTCACTGAGTTTCATG GCTCATTTCCAGATGCACAGTTGCCTTCTAAGAGAATCATTGGTCCCAAGAATTATGAGTTCCTCACATCGAAGCGGGAGGAGTTCCAGGAGTACCTTCAG AAACTTCTGCAGCACCCAGAGCTGAGCAACAGTCAGCTCCTGGCTGACTTCCTGTCCCCTCATAGTATGGAGTCTCAGTTCCTGGACAAGATGTTACCTGACGTAAACCTGG GGAAAATCATTAAGTCAGTTCCCAGCAAACTGATAAAAGAG aAAGGGCAGCACCTAGAGCCTTTTATCCAGTCCTTCTTCAACTCCTGTGAATCTCCCAAGCCCAAACCCAGCCGCCCTGAACTCACTATTCTGAGCCCCACCTCGGAAAATGATAAAAAG CTCTTCAATGACCTCTTCAAAAACAACGCCAACCGAtcagagatgacagagaagCGACACAATCAGAACTACTTCATGGAAATGATCACTGTTGAAGGGTTGTATGACTACTTAATGTATGTGG GCCGGGTTGTATTCCACATCCCTGACTGGCTGCACCACCTGCTAATGGGTGGCAGGATCCTGTTTAAGAATACACTGGAGGCCTACACAGATTACTACCTTCAGCAAAAACTGAACCAGGTGGTCCAGGAGCACCGACTAGTCTCACTTATCACCCTGCTTAGAG ACACAGTTTTTTGTGAGAGCAGCCCAACCCGCTCGGCCCATGATAAACAGAGGAGAGCGAAGAAGACTTTTGAAGAGATGATGAGCTATATTCCAG ACCTTCTGACAAAATGTATTGGAGAAGAAGCCAAGTATGAAGGAGTGCGTTTCCTCTTCGATGGACTGCAACAGCCAATTCTCAACAAACAG CTGACGTATGTGCTATTGGACATCACCATTCAAG
- the LOC113126982 gene encoding sorting nexin-14 isoform X4, translating into MGCIRAHLQKITRRIKLDRLRELGRQYPVFCFLLLVLLLSTLLLNRYIHIIMVFWSFLAGVVTFYCSLGPESLLPNILVSIKPKTKSYQQELFPLGHSCAVCGKIKCKRHRPTLLLENYQPWLDLKVPSKVDASLSEILELVLENFVYPWYRDITDDEAFVDELRVTLRFFAAVLVRRTQKVNVASLITQKLLKVSMKHIEIISKARQKVKNTECLQQAALEEYGPDLHVALRSRRDELLYLRKLTEMLFPYILPPKATDCRSLTLLIREVLAGSVFLPSMDYLADPDTVNHLILIFIDNSPPEEATEPTSTLVPFLQKYSDTRNKKPSVLKLELKEIREQQDLLFRFMNFLKQEGAVHVLQFCLAVEEFNDRILCPELSDSEKMMLHEEVKKIYETYCLDESVDKIQFDPFIVEEIRNIAEGPYAEVVKLQTMRCLFEAYEHVLSLLENVFTPMFCHSDEYFRQLLRGAESPARNSKMSRNSLSLDDIRSWDWSPESPSSLFTASGSSSPASFTSLHAQSTFTTLPYGSLSHRHSSPKNTSKRGESFGISRIGSKIKGVFKSTTMEGAMLPSYGLVEGEDDMVEEAMMVLEDDSPLEAASTPSTPRNLSAWDITIPYIDFYDDDVKRERIPVFCIDVERNDRKAVGHETEHWSVYRRYLEFYVLESKLTEFHGSFPDAQLPSKRIIGPKNYEFLTSKREEFQEYLQKLLQHPELSNSQLLADFLSPHSMESQFLDKMLPDVNLGKIIKSVPSKLIKEKGQHLEPFIQSFFNSCESPKPKPSRPELTILSPTSENDKKLFNDLFKNNANRSEMTEKRHNQNYFMEMITVEGLYDYLMYVGRVVFHIPDWLHHLLMGGRILFKNTLEAYTDYYLQQKLNQVVQEHRLVSLITLLRDTVFCESSPTRSAHDKQRRAKKTFEEMMSYIPDLLTKCIGEEAKYEGVRFLFDGLQQPILNKQLTYVLLDITIQELFPELNKQVQKEISVMAPWM; encoded by the exons ATGGGATGCATCAGGGCTCATCTACAGAAAATAACACGCAGGATAAAGCTGGACCGGCTCAGAGAGTTGGGCCGACAATACCCtgtcttctgttttctgctACTGGTCCTGCTTCTGTCCACTTTGCTTTTGAACAG ATATATTCACATTATAATGGTGTTTTGGTCATTCCTGGCGGGTGTCGTCACTTTCTACTGCTCTTTGGGGCCTGAGTCTTTGCTGCCCAACATCTTAGTCTCCATCAAACCCAAGACCAAG TCATACCAGCAAGAGCTGTTTCCACTGGGTCacagctgtgctgtttgtggAAAAATCAAATGCAAAAGGCACAG aCCAACTCTCTTACTGGAAAACTATCAGCCATGGTTAGACCTTAAAGTTCCATCTAAGGTGGATGCTTCTCTTTCAGAG ATTCTCGAGCTTGTTCTGGAAAATTTTGTGTATCCTTGGTATAG GGACATCACAGATGATGAGGCATTTGTTGATGAGCTGAGGGTGACGTTGCGTTTCTTTGCAGCTGTGTTGGTCCGTCGAACCCAGAAG gtGAATGTGGCATCCCTCATCACGCAAAAGCTTCTAAAAGTTTCCATGAAGCACATTGAAATAATAAGCAAAGCAAGGCAGAAGG TAAAAAACACAGAGTGTCTTCAGCAAGCTGCCCTAGAGGAATATGGCCCTGATCTCCATGTGGCTCTCCGCAGTCGCAGGGATGAGCTTCTCTACCTCAGGAAGCTGACTGAGATGCTCTTCCCCTACATCCTGCCCCCCAAGGCTACAGACTGCAG ATCTCTTACTCTCCTGATAAGAGAAGTCTTGGCTGGTTCTGTCTTCCTTCCTTCAATGGACTACTTGGCTGATCCT gaCACAGTGaatcatttaatattaatattcatcGACAACTCCCCA CCTGAAGAAGCTACAGAACCAACCTCAACTCTGGTTCCTTTCCTGCAGAAGTACTCTGACACTCGCAACAAAAAGCCTTCT GTTCTGAAGCTGGAATTGAAGGAAATCAGAGAACAGCAAGACCTTCTTTTCCGTTTCATGAACTTCCTGAAACAAGAGGGGGCTGTCCATGTGCTTCAGTTCTGCCTTGCAGTCG AGGAATTCAACGATAGGATACTGTGCCCAGAGCTGTCTGACTCAGAGAAGATGATGCTTCATGAGGAGGTAAAGAAGATCTATGAGACCTACTGTTTGGACGAGAGCGTTGACAAGATCCAATTTGACCCCTTCATAGTGGAAGAAATACGCAACA TTGCTGAGGGTCCATATGCAGAGGTTGTGAAACTGCAGACCATGAGGTGTTTATTTGAAGCCTATGAGCACGTCCTGTCCCTCTTGGAAAATGTTTTCACCCCCATGTTTTGCCACAGTGATGAG TACTTTCGCCAGCTTCTGAGAGGGGCTGAATCTCCTGCGAGGAATTCTAAGATGAGCAG AAATAGCCTCAGTTTGGATGACATCCG TTCCTGGGACTGGAGCCCTGAGTCCCCATCCTCACTGTTCACCGCCTCTGGCAGCTCTTCACCTGCATCTTTTACCTCCCTACATGCCCAGTCCACGTTCACAACTCTCCCATATGGCTCTCTATCCCACCGCCACTCATCACCCAA GAACACGTCTAAGAGGGGTGAGTCCTTTGGGATCAGCCGCATTGGTAGTAAGATAAAAGGAGTGTTCAAGAGCACAACCATGGAGGGAGCCATGCTGCCATCCTATGGGCTTGTGGAAGGAGAGGACGATATG GTGGAGGAAGCTATGATGGTGCTCGAAGATGACTCCCCCTTGGAGGCAGCTTCCACTCCCAGCACCCCTCGAAACCTCTCAGCCTGGGACATCACCATCCCTTACATTGATTTCTACGATGATGACGTGAAGCGGGAGAGGATTCCTGTGTTCTGTATCGATGTAGAGCGCAATGACAGGAAGGCAG TGGGACATGAGACTGAGCACTGGTCTGTGTACAGAAGATATCTGGAGTTCTATGTACTCGAATCAAAGCTCACTGAGTTTCATG GCTCATTTCCAGATGCACAGTTGCCTTCTAAGAGAATCATTGGTCCCAAGAATTATGAGTTCCTCACATCGAAGCGGGAGGAGTTCCAGGAGTACCTTCAG AAACTTCTGCAGCACCCAGAGCTGAGCAACAGTCAGCTCCTGGCTGACTTCCTGTCCCCTCATAGTATGGAGTCTCAGTTCCTGGACAAGATGTTACCTGACGTAAACCTGG GGAAAATCATTAAGTCAGTTCCCAGCAAACTGATAAAAGAG aAAGGGCAGCACCTAGAGCCTTTTATCCAGTCCTTCTTCAACTCCTGTGAATCTCCCAAGCCCAAACCCAGCCGCCCTGAACTCACTATTCTGAGCCCCACCTCGGAAAATGATAAAAAG CTCTTCAATGACCTCTTCAAAAACAACGCCAACCGAtcagagatgacagagaagCGACACAATCAGAACTACTTCATGGAAATGATCACTGTTGAAGGGTTGTATGACTACTTAATGTATGTGG GCCGGGTTGTATTCCACATCCCTGACTGGCTGCACCACCTGCTAATGGGTGGCAGGATCCTGTTTAAGAATACACTGGAGGCCTACACAGATTACTACCTTCAGCAAAAACTGAACCAGGTGGTCCAGGAGCACCGACTAGTCTCACTTATCACCCTGCTTAGAG ACACAGTTTTTTGTGAGAGCAGCCCAACCCGCTCGGCCCATGATAAACAGAGGAGAGCGAAGAAGACTTTTGAAGAGATGATGAGCTATATTCCAG ACCTTCTGACAAAATGTATTGGAGAAGAAGCCAAGTATGAAGGAGTGCGTTTCCTCTTCGATGGACTGCAACAGCCAATTCTCAACAAACAG CTGACGTATGTGCTATTGGACATCACCATTCAAG